A region of Arabidopsis thaliana chromosome 5, partial sequence DNA encodes the following proteins:
- the CRCK1 gene encoding calmodulin-binding receptor-like cytoplasmic kinase 1 — MPMRSKTPTPLRFSNGKHQRDDSEYSWTDVGTGEKARNVSVLGAIRRAAKKVFVIIFLGQRKLKPTECRSDPGESSTHDRESTLSGWTGYSSPSSFGRSTERKVSGQYRFSGSRFQSPGKDSSSSKSWHQGPVIFSFGELQRATANFSSVHQIGEGGFGTVFKGKLDDGTIVAIKRARKNNYGKSWLLEFKNEIYTLSKIEHMNLVKLYGFLEHGDEKVIVVEYVANGNLREHLDGLRGNRLEMAERLEIAIDVAHALTYLHTYTDSPIIHRDIKASNILITNKLRAKVADFGFARLVSEDLGATHISTQVKGSAGYVDPDYLRTFQLTDKSDVYSFGVLLVEILTGRRPIELKRPRKDRLTVKWALRRLKDDEAVLIMDPFLKRNRAAIEVAEKMLRLASECVTPTRATRPAMKGIAEKLWAIRREMKETMICSSASNSSCSSTTHSFIGRDSDRYALPRIEDNENSIE, encoded by the exons ATGCCAATGAGGAGCAAAACCCCAACGCCTCTCCGCTTCTCAAATGGAAAGCATCAGAGAGATGATTCTGAGTATAGTTGGACTGATGTAGGTACTGGGGAGAAGGCCAGGAATGTCTCCGTCCTCGGTGCGATCAGAAGGGCAGCTAAGAAAgtctttgttattattttcttaggACAACGGAAGTTAAAGCCAACAGAATGTAGATCTGATCCTGGAGAGAGCAGCACGCACGACAGAGAATCTACAT TATCAGGCTGGACTGGTTATTCATCACCAAGCTCCTTTGGAAGGTCAACAGAAAGAAAGGTTTCAGGTCAATATCGTTTTTCTGGTTCAAGATTTCAAAGTCCTGggaaagattcttcttctagcAAAAGTTGGCATCAAGGCCCggtaatattttcttttggggAGCTTCAAAGGGCAACCGCAAATTTTTCTTCGGTTCATCAAATTGGGGAAGGCGGTTTTGGAACTGTTTTTAAGGGAAAACTTGATGATGGAACTATTGTTGCTATCAAGCGTGCGAGAAAG AACAACTATGGCAAAAGCTGGTTGCTAGAGTTCAAGAATGAAATATACACATTGTCAAAGATTGAGCATATGAATTTGGTAAAGCTGTATGGATTTCTTGAACATGGAGATGAAAAGGTTATTGTTGTTGAATATGTTGCCAATGGAAACCTACGAGAACATCTAGATG GTTTAAGGGGTAACCGCCTTGAAATGGCAGAACGTCTTGAGATTGCAATTGATGTGGCTCATGCATTGACCTATTTGCACACATATACTG ATAGTCCAATAATCCACAGAGACATTAAAGCATCAAATATCCTCATCACGAATAAGCTTAGAGCCAAAGTGGCGGACTTTGGCTTTGCTCGTTTAGTGTCGGAAGATCTTGGGGCTACTCATATATCGACTCAGGTCAAAGGATCTGCAGGCTATGTGGATCCAGATTACCTCAGGACGTTTCAACTAACTGACAAGAGCGACGTTTACTCTTTTGGTGTTTTGCTCGTAGAGATTCTCACTGGAAGACGTCCCATTGAGTTAAAGAGACCACGAAAAGACAGACTCACGGTTAAATGG GCATTGAGGAGACTCAAAGACGATGAAGCTGTTCTCATAATGGACCCATTTCTCAAGAGAAACCGAGCCGCCATTGAAGTGGCTGAGAAGATGCTGAGACTTGCGAGCGAATGTGTTACCCCGACGAGAGCTACACGTCCAGCTATGAAAGGCATTGCGGAAAAGCTATGGGCTATAAGGAGAGAGATGAAGGAGACGATGATATGTTCATCTGCATCtaattcttcttgttcttcaacaACACATAGCTTCATTGGTCGTGATTCAGACAGATATGCATTGCCGAGGATTGAAGATAACGAGAATAGCATTGAGTAA